In Sedimenticola thiotaurini, the following proteins share a genomic window:
- a CDS encoding SCO family protein: MMQQTATGRSYLPILALVLLFGLPPIAGWFYIMNPQWLPDKHKNRGTLILPPRPLQSLTLKDAAQQDFDWRALSGRWTLISYREGACDTGCMQQLLALGQVRRALGADRIRVGQLLIQTSPTARGSDDEPQQLVDASRTLYLPPQQVARFRQLFSLPGIEQRGATYLVDPNGMLMMGYPSGSPKKDILKDLETLLKASRSWTTGANNGYR; encoded by the coding sequence ATGATGCAGCAAACCGCGACCGGCCGATCCTATCTGCCCATTCTGGCCCTGGTGCTGCTGTTTGGCCTGCCCCCCATCGCGGGGTGGTTCTACATCATGAATCCGCAGTGGTTACCGGACAAACACAAAAACCGTGGCACCCTGATTCTGCCCCCCAGACCCCTGCAGTCACTCACCTTGAAGGATGCCGCCCAACAGGATTTTGACTGGCGCGCTCTGTCCGGTCGCTGGACCCTGATCAGCTACCGTGAGGGTGCCTGCGATACCGGCTGTATGCAGCAGTTACTGGCATTAGGGCAGGTCCGACGCGCACTCGGGGCCGACCGGATACGGGTCGGACAACTGCTGATACAGACATCCCCCACAGCCCGGGGGTCTGATGATGAACCCCAACAACTGGTCGACGCCAGCAGAACACTCTATCTCCCTCCGCAACAGGTGGCCCGATTCCGGCAACTCTTCTCCCTGCCCGGCATCGAACAGCGGGGCGCCACCTACCTGGTCGATCCCAACGGCATGCTGATGATGGGCTACCCATCCGGCAGCCCGAAAAAAGACATTCTCAAAGATCTGGAGACGCTGCTGAAGGCGTCCCGCAGTTGGACTACAGGAGCAAACAATGGCTATCGGTGA
- a CDS encoding SURF1 family protein, with protein sequence MQTSTWHFHPRPIPTLLLLLLLPPLFTWLGFWQLDRAEQKRNLASTMEARRKLPPLLLSSQPVSAENLEFRTLTVSGRFIPALQRLIANRKHLGKPGFHVITPLRIEGSNRHLLVNRGWVAAVNNQPPVIDTPTELVTLSGETNRPSPPAIELQFDLNNPAPWPFLTLDNYRVWSGLDILPFIILQSPDSPYGFVRSWAQARPGKGMHLGYAIQWFTFGLLSLVLWLRLSLSRLSSWVTAQENQ encoded by the coding sequence ATGCAGACCTCCACCTGGCATTTTCATCCCCGTCCGATTCCGACCCTGCTGCTACTGCTGCTGTTGCCGCCGCTGTTCACCTGGCTCGGTTTCTGGCAACTGGATCGCGCCGAGCAGAAACGCAACCTGGCCAGCACCATGGAGGCGAGACGTAAACTCCCACCGCTGCTGCTGTCCAGCCAACCGGTGTCGGCAGAGAACCTGGAGTTCCGCACTCTCACCGTGAGCGGCCGGTTTATCCCGGCCCTGCAACGACTTATTGCCAATCGCAAACATCTCGGCAAGCCCGGGTTCCACGTTATCACCCCGCTCCGTATCGAAGGCAGCAACCGGCATCTGCTGGTAAACCGGGGCTGGGTGGCAGCGGTCAATAACCAGCCCCCGGTTATCGATACGCCGACCGAACTGGTGACCCTGAGTGGTGAAACCAACCGGCCCTCGCCACCGGCAATCGAACTCCAGTTCGACCTGAACAATCCCGCCCCCTGGCCGTTCCTGACCCTGGACAACTACCGCGTCTGGTCGGGGCTGGATATCCTGCCGTTCATAATCCTGCAATCACCAGACTCGCCCTATGGATTTGTACGGTCCTGGGCCCAGGCCCGCCCGGGGAAAGGGATGCACCTGGGCTACGCCATCCAGTGGTTTACCTTCGGCCTGTTATCCCTGGTGCTCTGGTTGAGACTTTCACTGTCCCGACTATCCTCATGGGTAACAGCACAGGAGAATCAATGA
- a CDS encoding cytochrome c oxidase assembly protein encodes MNSDGQIRNRRRTVWLLSLLVVGMFGFGFALVPLYDLLCQVTGIQSVNIRSSGEAVAQVTEQEDGRLITIKFDTSVHPNLPWDFRPLESNLKVHPGKIYQVDFAAHNRSSESITGQAIPSVVPWQATAFLNKLECFCFNQQTLAGSESVDMPLRFMISPDLPPEIRSLTLSYSLMKLDSRPVDATNREKG; translated from the coding sequence ATGAACAGTGACGGGCAGATCAGAAACCGGCGACGCACCGTCTGGCTGTTATCACTGCTGGTTGTGGGCATGTTCGGTTTCGGTTTTGCCCTGGTGCCGCTCTACGATCTGCTCTGTCAGGTAACCGGTATTCAGTCAGTCAACATACGCAGTTCGGGGGAAGCGGTTGCCCAGGTTACCGAACAGGAGGATGGGCGACTGATCACCATCAAGTTCGACACCTCGGTGCACCCCAACCTGCCCTGGGACTTCCGTCCCCTGGAGAGCAACCTGAAAGTGCATCCGGGCAAGATCTACCAGGTCGATTTTGCCGCCCACAATCGCAGCAGCGAATCGATCACCGGGCAGGCCATACCCAGTGTTGTACCCTGGCAGGCCACAGCTTTTCTGAACAAACTGGAGTGTTTCTGCTTCAACCAGCAGACCCTGGCGGGCAGCGAGTCTGTGGACATGCCGTTACGTTTCATGATTTCGCCGGACCTGCCACCGGAGATCCGCTCACTGACGCTCTCCTACAGCCTGATGAAACTGGATAGCAGGCCGGTTGACGCAACGAACCGAGAGAAGGGTTAG
- a CDS encoding twin transmembrane helix small protein: MDIVIKLPVVLVLILILVSLFQGMYYLAKDDGKNDRTRVVKALTVRVVLSFLLFSLLLIGYFTGMLEPHGV; encoded by the coding sequence GTGGACATCGTTATCAAATTGCCGGTTGTTCTGGTACTCATTCTTATACTGGTCTCACTGTTTCAGGGTATGTACTACCTGGCCAAGGATGACGGAAAGAACGACAGGACCCGGGTGGTAAAGGCGCTGACCGTTCGCGTGGTACTCTCTTTTCTGCTCTTCTCCCTGCTGTTGATCGGCTATTTCACCGGTATGCTGGAACCGCACGGGGTGTAG
- a CDS encoding cytochrome c oxidase subunit 3 yields MSTTEQQTAYFIPEPSPWPIIGMVSLLTTLIGAVLAMNSVAVGKFIVIAGLLLFAYLLFGWFRDVISENLADSYNQQVDRSFRMGMFWFIASEVFFFLAFFGALFYIRNVALPWLGGEGYLSATREILYSQFDPAWPSQGPGALGGDFTPMGAWGIPAINTLLLLSSGATITWAHWGLKQDNQKTLIRGLTATIALGLLFVCFQAYEYFHAYAELNLTLQTGVYGSTFYMLTGFHGFHVTMGAIMLMAILGRSLKGHFSTHNHFAFEAVAWYWHFVDVVWLGLFIFVYWF; encoded by the coding sequence ATGTCAACGACAGAGCAACAGACCGCTTACTTTATTCCCGAACCCAGTCCCTGGCCCATTATCGGCATGGTCTCTCTGCTGACCACGCTGATCGGCGCCGTGTTGGCAATGAACAGCGTGGCGGTCGGCAAGTTCATCGTGATCGCGGGGCTGCTGCTGTTCGCCTACCTGCTGTTTGGCTGGTTCCGGGATGTGATTTCAGAAAACCTGGCTGACAGTTACAACCAGCAGGTGGATCGCTCTTTCCGGATGGGGATGTTCTGGTTTATCGCCTCCGAGGTGTTCTTTTTCCTGGCGTTCTTCGGTGCCCTGTTCTATATCCGCAACGTGGCCCTGCCCTGGCTGGGTGGCGAAGGCTACCTAAGCGCCACCCGGGAGATCCTCTACAGTCAGTTCGATCCCGCCTGGCCCAGTCAGGGCCCCGGCGCACTGGGTGGCGATTTCACCCCCATGGGCGCCTGGGGCATACCGGCCATCAACACCCTGCTGCTGCTCTCCAGTGGCGCCACCATCACCTGGGCCCACTGGGGTCTGAAACAGGACAACCAGAAAACCCTGATCCGGGGCCTGACTGCCACCATCGCACTGGGACTGCTGTTTGTCTGTTTCCAGGCTTATGAATATTTCCACGCCTACGCGGAGTTGAATCTGACCCTGCAAACCGGCGTTTACGGCTCCACCTTCTACATGCTGACCGGATTCCACGGCTTTCACGTCACCATGGGGGCGATCATGCTGATGGCGATTCTGGGACGTAGTCTGAAGGGGCACTTCAGCACCCATAACCACTTCGCCTTCGAGGCAGTGGCCTGGTACTGGCATTTTGTCGACGTGGTCTGGCTGGGCCTGTTTATTTTTGTTTACTGGTTCTGA